A single Zootoca vivipara chromosome 1, rZooViv1.1, whole genome shotgun sequence DNA region contains:
- the LOC118082352 gene encoding uncharacterized protein LOC118082352 gives MDAVPDYYKLLEIPRDASDNDIKKAYRKKALQWHPDKNPDRKNYAEQKFKEVTEAYEVLSDKAKRERYDCYGDGITAAAVPEGDDLKFTFRSPWEVFREMFGSSDSYAAKKEEDVPWYLRGPLFSISISEDSGVSITFGPKRSLCFFSLDPKVFSLRNIISRKRSPDKDSEQVEAKDDRELKSAEASGENESNNIEAVGSEIQTEYESVPEYKENDGNGLGPGYDEDDEAPEGFESYDRWKNPCTVYEVVKDEVPSAYPSSSTYEPQYGCSSYTAYEMPSRCSSPVKKNGAHCKYTASPVYESQNAYEFSTIYDPRYSCRYSPIYESQYDDDFSPSDSPYIYETSGPKSQYRFDNSSLYEWQYGYDTPPIYETHYTCKDSPVYESPYDCEYSPVYEWPPQQNESELKDATTPEFEFPTGWNNPQRECISHPRCGYSHDPLDPSSGDAEDAQGPAGYRPASGSRPSSGRNEASPASLRGTTGSTPPAVPPEEQGQGPNGGRKQPVESSEGLLGGMRKFLDGTRKLLCRGHQPSKEPISEGDKWASSMSQLPNINNPPQRGARQLHTGGNPFLCGNHIFVDHSNWPRGDRNPCVGRAIHAHIPRGAYWTGGGMTPHLPDISGRLLSRVNKIPGRGSFSSPLTSPSSCSYNS, from the exons ATGGATGCCGTGCCAGACTATTATAAGCTTTTAGAGATTCCCCGGGATGCCTCCGACAATGATATTAAAAAGGC GTACAGAAAGAAAGCCCTACAGTGGCACCCGGATAAAAATCCAGATAGGAAGAATTATGCTGAGCAGAAATTCAAAGAAGTTACAGAAGCTTATGAAGTGTTGTCAGACA AGGCCAAGCGTGAACGTTATGACTGCTATGGGGATGGAATCACAGCGGCAG CAGTTCCTGAAGGAGATGATTTGAAATTCACATTCCGCAGCCCCTGGGAGGTTTTCCGAGAGATGTTTGGCAGCTCAGACTCTTATGCTG CCAAAAAGGAAGAAGATGTCCCATGGTACTTACGAGGCCCCTTATTTTCTATCTCCATTTCAGAAGACTCAG gtgttTCAATAACATTTGGACCCAAAAGATCACTATGTTTCTTCTCTCTTGATCCCAAAGTCTTCAGTTTAAGAAACATAATAAGCAGGAAAAG GTCTCCAGATAAAGATTCTGAACAAGTAGAAGCTAAGGATGATAGAGAGCTAAAATCTGCTGAGGCTTCAG GTGAAAACGAAAGCAACAACATAGAAGCAGTGGGCAGTGAAATACAGACGGAGTATGAGTCGGTCCCAGAATACAAGGAGAATGATGGAAATGGATTGGGGCCGGggtatgatgaagatgatgaggCTCCTGAGGGATTTGAGTCCTACGACAGGTGGAAGAACCCATGTACTGTCTATGAGGTGGTGAAAGATGAGGTGCCTTCAGCCTATCCTTCGTCTTCCACGTACGAACCGCAGTATGGATGCAGTTCTTACACGGCTTATGAGATGCCTTCCAGGTGCTCATCTCCTGTGAAGAAAAATGGAGCCCATTGTAAATACACAGCCTCTCCTGTGTACGAGTCACAAAATGCGTATGAGTTTTCTACCATATATGACCCTCGGTATAGCTGCAGATACTCCCCCATTTATGAGTCACAGTACGATGATGACTTCTCTCCATCTGATTCGCCATACATATATGAGACCTCTGGACCAAAGTCTCAGTACAGGTTCGACAACTCTTCTTTGTATGAATGGCAATACGGCTACGATACTCCTCCAATATACGAAACGCACTATACCTGCAAGGACTCCCCGGTGTACGAGTCTCCATATGATTGCGAGTACTCACCTGTGTATGAGTGGCCCCCGCAGCAGAATGAATCGGAGCTTAAAGATGCCACGACTCCTGAATTTGAGTTCCCTACGGGTTGGAATAACCCTCAGAGGGAATGCATCTCACATCCCAGATGTGGCTACTCCCACGACCCTCTGGATCCATCTTCTGGAGATGCTGAAGATGCTCAAGGACCTGCTGGCTACAGGCCGGCTTCTGGAAGCAGGCCGTCTTCGGGTCGCAATGAAGCATCACCCGCCTCCCTTAGGGGGACAACTGGAAGTACTCCGCCAGCTGTGCCACCTGAGGAGCAGGGTCAGGGACCCAATGGAGGCAGGAAGCAGCCAGTGGAGAGCTCGGAAGGGCTTCTGGGAGGCATGAGGAAATTCCTGGATGGAACGAGGAAGCTTTTGTGCAGAGGGCACCAGCCTTCCAAAGAGCCCATTTCAGAAGGAGACAAGTGGGCAAGCAGTATGAGCCAGCTCCCCAACATAAACAACCCACCTcagagaggggcaaggcagctCCATACTGGAGGCAATCCTTTCCTGTGTGGAAACCATATATTTGTAGACCATTCCAACTGGCCCAGAGGGGACAGGAATCCATGCGTCGGCAGAGCAATCCATGCACACATCCCAAGAGGAGCCTACTGGACAGGAGGGGGAATGACACCTCATCTCCCAGATATCTCTGGCAGGCTCCTGAGCAGAGTAAATAAGATCCCTGGCAGGGGCAGTTTCTCCTCTCCCCTGACCTCCCCTTCCAGCTGCTCCTATAACTCCTAG
- the LOC118090761 gene encoding tubulin alpha-1D chain: MRECISIHVGQAGVQIGNACWELYCLEHGIQPDGQMPSDKTIGGGDDSFNTFFSETGAGKHVPRAVFVDLEPTVIDEVRTGTYRQLFHPEQLITGKEDAANNYARGHYTIGKEIIDLVLDRIRKLADQCTGLQGFLIFHSFGGGTGSGFTSLLMERLSVDYGKKSKLEFSIYPAPQISTAVVEPYNSILTTHTTLEHSDCAFMVDNEAIYDICRRNLDIERPTYTNLNRLIGQIVSSITASLRFDGALNVDLTEFQTNLVPYPRIHFPLATYAPVISAEKAYHEQLSVSEITNACFEPANQMVKCDPRHGKYMACCLLYRGDVVPKDVNAAIATIKTKRTIQFVDWCPTGFKVGINYQPPTVVPGGDLAKVQRAVCMLSNTTAIAEAWARLDHKFDLMYAKRAFVHWYVGEGMEEGEFSEAREDMAALEKDYEEVGTDSIDGEGEEEEGDEY, encoded by the exons ATG CGTGAGTGCATTTCCATCCACGTGGGCCAGGCTGGTGTGCAGATTGGCAACGCATGCTGGGAGCTGTACTGCCTGGAGCATGGGATTCAGCCGGATGGGCAAATGCCCAGCGACAAAACCATCGGAGGTGGAGACGACTCCTTTAATACCTTCTTCAGTGAAACCGGAGCTGGGAAGCATGTGCCTCGGGCTGTTTTCGTGGACCTGGAACCCACTGTGATCG ATGAGGTTCGGACTGGCACGTACCGCCAGCTCTTCCACCCAGAGCAGCTGATCACTGGCAAGGAAGATGCTGCCAACAACTACGCCCGTGGGCACTACACCATTGGCAAAGAGATCATTGACTTGGTGCTGGACAGGATCCGGAAGCTG GCTGACCAATGCACAGGACTCCAGGGATTCCTCATCTTCCACAGCTTTGGGGGAGGCACTGGCTCAGGATTCACCTCCCTGCTGATGGAACGGCTCTCGGTTGACTACGGCAAGAAGTCCAAGCTGGAGTTCTCCATTTACCCAGCTCCTCAGATATCAACAGCTGTGGTTGAGCCCTACAACTCCATCCTcaccacacacaccacccttGAGCACTCAGACTGTGCCTTCATGGTGGACAATGAAGCCATCTATGATATCTGCCGCAGGAACCTGGACATCGAGCGCCCAACTTACACAAACCTCAACCGCCTTATCGGCCAGATTGTGTCCTCCATCACAGCCTCGCTTCGCTTTGATGGGGCGCTCAATGTGGACCTGACGGAGTTCcagaccaacctggtgccctacccTCGCATCCACTTCCCTCTGGCCACTTACGCCCCGGTCATCTCTGCAGAGAAGGCCTATCATGAGCAGCTTTCTGTATCGGAGATCACCAATGCTTGCTTTGAGCCAGCTAACCAGATGGTGAAATGTGATCCCCGCCATGGCAAATACATGGCCTGCTGCCTGTTGTATCGAGGTGATGTGGTGCCCAAGGATGTCAACGCTGCTATTGCCACCATTAAAACAAAGCGGACAATCCAGTTTGTAGACTGGTGCCCCACAGGCTTCAAGGTGGGCATCAACTACCAGCCCCCAACTGTGGTTCCTGGTGGGGACCTAGCCAAGGTGCAGCGGGCAGTGTGCATGCTGAGCAACACCACCGCCATTGCTGAGGCCTGGGCCCGCCTGGACCACAAGTTCGACCTGATGTATGCCAAGAGGGCTTTTGTCCACTGGTACGTAGGGGAAGGCATGGAAGAAGGGGAGTTCTCCGAGGCACGAGAAGACATGGCCGCCCTGGAGAAGGATTATGAAGAAGTGGGAACAGATAGTATAGACggtgaaggagaagaagaggaaggtgaTGAGTATTAG